A genomic region of Campylobacter corcagiensis contains the following coding sequences:
- the pckA gene encoding phosphoenolpyruvate carboxykinase (ATP), with translation MNEIDKLGLRDIKNVYYNLSYDELFNHEVKNGEGRVSSNGTFMVDTGIFTGRSPKDKYFVKQDPSQKYIAWGNINKPISKELFDKLLKKAKNQLSGKDIYIQDAYCGSSKASQKSVRFVTEVAWQAHFVKNMFIRPNQSELKDFKPDFVVYNACKCVNEEWKEDGLNSEVFVIFNIEDNVAVIGGTWYGGEMKKGIFSMMNYWLPLENKLSMHCSANLGKDGDTALFFGLSGTGKTTLSTDPNRALIGDDEHGWDDEGIFNFEGGCYAKTINLSKENEPEIYNAIKRDALLENVVADENGVVDYDDGSKTENTRVSYPLEHIENRVPDSKGGHPKNIIFLTADAFGVLPPVSKLTKEQAMYFFLSGYTAKVAGTERGITEPVATFSACFGEAFLPLHPTVYARLLGQKIDKHGSNVYLVNTGWSGGEYGVGKRMSIKATRACINAILDGSIKECEFENFDTFNLAIPKTLKGVETNLLNPINAWSDKERYKNLKANLAKRFVENFKRYEDVPEGIEFAKAGPAI, from the coding sequence ATAAACGAAATTGATAAACTAGGTTTAAGAGATATTAAAAATGTCTATTACAACCTAAGTTATGATGAACTTTTTAATCACGAGGTTAAAAATGGTGAAGGAAGGGTTAGTAGCAATGGTACATTTATGGTTGATACAGGTATTTTTACTGGTAGAAGCCCTAAGGATAAGTACTTCGTAAAGCAAGACCCAAGTCAAAAATATATAGCATGGGGAAATATAAATAAACCGATCTCAAAAGAGCTTTTTGATAAACTTCTAAAAAAAGCTAAAAACCAACTTAGCGGCAAAGACATCTACATACAAGATGCATATTGTGGCTCAAGCAAAGCTAGTCAAAAAAGCGTTAGATTTGTCACAGAAGTAGCGTGGCAAGCACACTTTGTTAAAAATATGTTTATAAGACCAAACCAAAGTGAACTTAAAGACTTTAAGCCTGATTTTGTAGTTTATAATGCTTGTAAATGCGTAAATGAAGAGTGGAAAGAAGATGGGCTAAATAGCGAAGTTTTTGTTATATTTAACATTGAAGACAATGTTGCTGTAATTGGTGGAACATGGTATGGCGGAGAGATGAAAAAAGGAATTTTTTCAATGATGAACTACTGGCTTCCGCTTGAAAATAAGCTTTCTATGCATTGTTCTGCAAATTTAGGAAAAGACGGCGATACGGCGCTATTTTTTGGGCTAAGTGGTACTGGCAAAACAACTCTTTCAACAGATCCAAACAGAGCTTTGATTGGCGATGATGAGCATGGCTGGGACGATGAAGGGATATTTAACTTCGAAGGTGGCTGCTACGCAAAAACCATAAATTTAAGCAAAGAAAATGAACCTGAAATTTATAATGCTATAAAAAGAGATGCTCTTTTAGAAAATGTAGTCGCAGATGAAAATGGAGTTGTTGATTATGATGATGGAAGCAAAACTGAAAATACCCGCGTAAGCTACCCTTTAGAGCACATCGAAAACAGAGTTCCTGATTCAAAAGGTGGTCATCCTAAAAATATAATCTTTTTAACAGCTGATGCTTTTGGAGTACTTCCTCCTGTTTCAAAACTTACAAAAGAACAAGCAATGTACTTTTTCTTAAGTGGATATACAGCCAAAGTTGCAGGAACTGAGCGTGGGATAACTGAGCCTGTTGCTACATTTAGTGCGTGCTTTGGAGAGGCATTTTTACCACTTCACCCTACAGTTTATGCTAGACTTTTAGGTCAAAAGATTGACAAACATGGCTCAAATGTTTATTTAGTTAATACCGGTTGGAGCGGTGGAGAGTATGGAGTTGGTAAAAGAATGAGTATAAAAGCAACAAGAGCTTGCATAAATGCAATACTTGATGGAAGTATCAAAGAGTGCGAATTTGAAAATTTTGATACATTTAACTTAGCCATACCTAAAACCCTAAAAGGAGTTGAGACAAACCTTTTAAACCCCATAAATGCTTGGAGCGATAAAGAAAGATATAAAAATTTAAAAGCTAACCTTGCAAAACGCTTTGTAGAAAATTTCAAAAGATATGAAGATGTACCTGAAGGAATTGAGTTTGCAAAAGCTGGTCCAGCTATTTAA
- a CDS encoding CAP domain-containing protein — protein MQKLVQLFNLFLVSFFVVSCSDTTNLTQAKNPATTITYTDPIRYLNSIRSGSNLNTLKINQILNASSLNHAKYTVINNSEAHFQTQGASNFTGVSPTDRGFFVGYNSPVSENIAINANDEISSITNLMSAIYHRFGFLDATIDEIGWGEWSDDKNRNFVYNMGNSKLERFCKSGISDGGYGKFYGDFCKDKALRISEAKFDSYKNLNYTKFVYYPNSQYSKPFFSKEIPDPMPECKITANPVSIDFTNSKTKVNMKSFKIFENGVELKNSKILTSANDPNRRFNEYQFANFILSPFKFDTEYEAKFSYKDGNEDKEISWKFKTITPDVPYFVVKGGERLALKPDIWYEIFFYPNDCNDIFNRYEMSYRFMNKPEVLTTDTNTIRVKLSGIKGSKLTIKTDSNKKIDLILTQTSPTASAFDFKFIILGVVIAFLAIIILLKSRR, from the coding sequence TTGCAAAAGCTGGTCCAGCTATTTAATCTTTTTTTAGTAAGTTTTTTTGTGGTATCGTGTAGTGATACCACAAATTTAACACAAGCTAAAAACCCAGCCACAACAATAACCTACACAGATCCCATAAGATATCTAAATAGCATTAGAAGTGGGTCAAATTTAAATACACTAAAAATAAACCAAATCTTAAACGCATCATCTTTAAACCACGCAAAATACACAGTCATAAACAACTCTGAGGCTCATTTTCAAACTCAAGGAGCATCAAATTTCACAGGCGTTTCGCCAACTGATAGAGGGTTTTTTGTAGGATATAACTCGCCAGTTAGCGAAAATATCGCAATCAATGCAAATGATGAGATATCATCAATAACAAATTTAATGAGTGCGATTTATCACCGTTTTGGCTTTTTAGATGCAACCATTGATGAGATTGGCTGGGGCGAGTGGAGTGATGACAAAAATAGAAATTTTGTCTACAATATGGGAAATTCTAAGCTTGAGAGATTTTGTAAAAGCGGCATTAGTGATGGTGGATATGGAAAATTTTATGGAGATTTTTGTAAAGATAAGGCTCTTAGAATTTCAGAGGCTAAATTTGATAGCTATAAAAATTTAAACTACACAAAATTTGTCTACTATCCAAATAGTCAGTATTCAAAGCCATTTTTTAGCAAAGAAATTCCTGATCCCATGCCTGAGTGTAAAATCACAGCAAATCCTGTAAGTATTGATTTTACCAACTCTAAAACTAAAGTCAATATGAAAAGTTTTAAAATTTTTGAAAATGGCGTAGAACTTAAAAATAGTAAAATTTTAACTTCAGCAAACGATCCAAACAGACGCTTTAATGAGTATCAATTTGCAAATTTTATTCTTAGTCCGTTTAAATTTGATACCGAGTATGAGGCTAAATTTAGTTACAAAGATGGAAACGAAGATAAAGAGATATCTTGGAAATTTAAAACCATAACTCCAGATGTTCCTTACTTTGTCGTAAAAGGTGGCGAAAGATTAGCCTTAAAACCTGATATTTGGTATGAAATTTTTTTCTATCCTAATGATTGTAATGATATTTTTAATAGATATGAGATGAGTTATCGCTTTATGAATAAACCTGAAGTTTTAACCACAGATACAAACACAATAAGAGTAAAACTAAGTGGCATAAAAGGCTCAAAACTAACTATAAAAACAGATTCTAATAAAAAAATAGATCTTATTCTTACACAAACATCTCCAACTGCTAGTGCTTTTGACTTTAAATTTATAATTCTTGGCGTAGTAATTGCGTTTTTAGCTATAATTATCCTTTTAAAAAGTAGAAGATAA
- the argH gene encoding argininosuccinate lyase produces MTENKKLWGGRFTQEASKLLEEFNASIGFDKNLYKFDIKGSIAHAKMLAKQGILSNYEKDQICKGLEQISSEIDSGSFEFKISDEDIHMAIESRLSEIIGKDIGGKLHTARSRNDQVAVDFRQYVMSANLEISTLIKELMKTLTNIAKDHLNTLMPGFTHLQHAQPVSLAYHLMAYSFMFMRDYERFISSFERNNFSPLGSAALAGTPHNIDREFTALELGFKAPTFNAMDSVSDRDFALEILFNISVLFMHTSRISEELVLWSSSEFGFVTMSDKFSTGSSIMPQKKNPDVAELIRGKTGRVYGNLVGLLTVMKSLPLAYNKDTQEDKEGVFDSVNSAKNSLVILNEMLKTTKFNSSNMLKACQKGHLTATDLADYLVSKKGTPFRKAHHIVGECVAKAEEMGLDLSQMSLDELSKIDKNIDNTKVLSLENSKETRNSYGGTANSSVLKQIEILEEFLG; encoded by the coding sequence ATGACAGAGAATAAAAAACTTTGGGGTGGAAGATTTACTCAAGAAGCAAGCAAGCTTTTAGAAGAGTTTAATGCTTCTATTGGCTTTGATAAAAATTTATATAAATTTGACATAAAAGGCTCAATTGCTCATGCTAAAATGCTAGCAAAGCAAGGAATTTTATCAAATTATGAAAAAGATCAAATTTGTAAAGGTTTAGAACAAATTTCTAGCGAGATTGATAGTGGTAGTTTTGAGTTTAAAATAAGCGATGAAGATATTCATATGGCGATTGAAAGTAGGCTTAGTGAGATAATAGGCAAAGATATAGGCGGAAAACTCCACACAGCAAGAAGCAGAAATGATCAAGTCGCGGTTGATTTTAGGCAATACGTTATGAGTGCAAATTTAGAAATTTCTACTCTTATTAAAGAGCTTATGAAAACACTAACTAATATCGCCAAAGATCACTTAAACACCTTAATGCCTGGATTTACTCACCTTCAACATGCTCAACCTGTAAGCTTAGCTTATCATTTAATGGCTTACTCTTTTATGTTTATGCGTGATTATGAGAGATTTATATCAAGTTTTGAAAGAAATAACTTTAGCCCACTTGGTTCAGCTGCTCTTGCTGGAACGCCACACAATATAGACCGTGAATTTACAGCTTTAGAACTTGGTTTTAAAGCTCCAACTTTTAATGCAATGGATAGCGTAAGTGATCGTGATTTTGCATTAGAAATTCTATTTAACATAAGCGTTTTATTTATGCATACTTCAAGAATATCCGAAGAGCTAGTTTTGTGGAGCAGTAGTGAGTTTGGGTTTGTTACGATGAGTGATAAATTCTCAACTGGTTCAAGCATAATGCCACAAAAGAAAAATCCAGATGTTGCTGAGCTAATACGAGGTAAAACTGGTAGAGTTTATGGAAATTTAGTTGGGCTTTTAACGGTTATGAAGTCCCTTCCTTTAGCTTACAATAAAGATACACAAGAAGATAAAGAAGGCGTTTTTGATAGTGTTAATAGTGCTAAAAATAGTCTTGTTATTTTAAATGAGATGCTAAAAACTACCAAATTTAATAGCTCAAATATGTTAAAAGCTTGCCAAAAAGGTCACCTTACAGCAACTGATTTGGCTGATTATTTGGTTAGCAAAAAAGGAACTCCTTTTAGAAAAGCTCACCACATCGTTGGAGAGTGCGTGGCAAAAGCTGAAGAAATGGGCTTAGACTTAAGCCAAATGAGTTTAGATGAACTCTCAAAAATAGATAAAAACATAGATAATACCAAAGTACTAAGCCTTGAGAATTCAAAAGAGACTAGAAATTCTTATGGCGGAACTGCAAACTCAAGTGTTTTAAAACAGATAGAGATTTTAGAAGAATTTTTGGGTTAA